A window of Oncorhynchus keta strain PuntledgeMale-10-30-2019 chromosome 27, Oket_V2, whole genome shotgun sequence contains these coding sequences:
- the neurod4 gene encoding LOW QUALITY PROTEIN: neurogenic differentiation factor 4 (The sequence of the model RefSeq protein was modified relative to this genomic sequence to represent the inferred CDS: deleted 1 base in 1 codon), whose translation MMTKRFGKPGEGDVSELVSSLAWLDEDLSSQDGERGPEMGGRYGLGPGGRGSIELGSEDMEDQEEEDNYNDDDEETGMDGENEAPKRRGPKKKKMARGRQERFKARRTKANARERSRMHGLNDALDVLRKVMPCASKTQKLSKIETLRLARNYIWALSEVLESGQSPESLRFTEMLCKGLSQPTSNLVAGCLQLGASAPKMINKLDDKPFGGAPGVGSGVAGQPGGHHPLSGHYPSPGLPSPPYGSLEASHLLHMKSFEGGPYEQHPSPNECSSNGTPPYDGPLTPPLSISGNFALKQEPSPHEAERNYPSHPSHYLSSYPTTPSSLAGLPGPQGHLFQASRYELPLDIQAFESFPPPHMVASQMGTIYSE comes from the exons ATGATGACCAAACGATTTGGTAAGCCtggagaaggagatgtgtctgAGCTGGTCAGTTCTCTGGCCTGGCTAGATGAGGACCTGAGCTcccaagatggagagagaggtccagagatGGGGGGCCGCTACGGCCTGGGCCCAGGAGGCCGTGGGAGCATCGAGCTGGGCAGCGAAGACATGGAGGATCAGGAGGAGGAAGACaattataatgatgatgatgaggagacTGGAATGGACGGAGAGAACGAGGCGCCCAAACGGAGGGGgcccaagaagaagaagatggcCAGAGGCAGACAGGAGAGGTTCAAGGCGAGACGCACCAAGGCCAACGCCCGCGAGCGGTCCCGCATGCACGGGTTGAACGACGCGTTAGATGTGTTACGTAAGGTCATGCCCTGTGCCTCCAAGACCCAGAAACTGTCCAAGATCGAGACCCTGCGGCTGGCCCGCAACTACATCTGGGCCCTGTCTGAGGTGCTGGAGAGCGGTCAGTCCCCAGAGAGCCTCCGCTTCACAGAGATGTTGTGTAAAGGCCTATCCCAGCCCACTAGCAACCTTGTGGCTGGGTGTCTCCAGCTGGGGGCTTCTGCCCCCAAAATGATCAACAAGCTGGATGACAAGCCCTTTGGAGGAGCTCCAGGAGTTGGTAGTGGTGTAGCAGGGCAACCTGGTGGCCATCACCCCCTGAGTGGTCACTACCCCTCTCCGGGCCTGCCTAGCCCCCCCTACGGGTCCCTGGAGGCCTCCCACCTCCTCCATATGAAGAGCTTCGAGGGAGGGCCCTACGAACAGCACCCTTCCCCTAATGAGTGTAGTAGCAATGGCACCCCCCCTTACGACGGGCCCCTCACGCCCCCCCTCAGCATCAGTGGCAACTTTGCCCTGAAGCAGGAACCTTCCCCCCACGAGGCTGAGAGGAACTACCCCTCCCACCCTTCCCATTACCTCTCGTCC TACCCCACTACCCCCTCCTCCCTGGCTGGGCTTCCAGGGCCTCAGGGCCACCTCTTCCAGGCCTCGCGCTACGAACTGCCCCTAGACATCCAGGCCTTTGAATCCTTCCCTCCACCACACATGGTCGCCTCACAGATGGGCACCATCTACAGCGAGTGA